In Arthrobacter citreus, a single genomic region encodes these proteins:
- the phnW gene encoding 2-aminoethylphosphonate--pyruvate transaminase yields MKNYKLLTPGPLTTTNTVKEEMLFDRCTWDNDYKEITQKIRTQLLDLAKASKEDYTVVLMQGSGTFAVESVISSTISKNDKVLIVTNGAYGERIVKMAKYIGLNFVQYSIAYDELPNEEDLRDILEKDQAITHIVMVHCETTTGILNPIEVVADLSKEFNKTLMIDAMSSFGGIEIDVQKLEIDYLISSANKCIQGVPGFGFVIAKLEKLVKCEGVARSLSLDLFDQWKEMDKEGKWRFTSPTHVVAAFSKAIDELIEEGGVSARFARYQNNNGFLRKRLKEVGIHAYITEENQSPIITTFLFPSEQFSFENFYYFIKEKGYVIYPGKLTDADTFRVGNIGEIYEEDIQSLCNIIEEYMGVLTK; encoded by the coding sequence ATGAAAAATTATAAATTACTAACACCGGGTCCATTAACAACTACAAATACGGTCAAAGAAGAGATGCTCTTTGACCGATGTACTTGGGATAATGATTATAAAGAAATTACACAGAAAATTAGAACTCAGCTTTTAGATTTGGCAAAAGCTTCAAAAGAGGATTATACAGTTGTATTGATGCAAGGCAGTGGTACATTTGCAGTTGAATCCGTCATTAGTTCAACAATCTCTAAAAATGACAAAGTATTAATTGTAACGAATGGTGCTTATGGTGAGCGTATCGTAAAAATGGCTAAGTATATAGGTCTTAATTTCGTTCAATATAGCATTGCATATGATGAACTTCCAAATGAGGAAGATCTAAGAGATATCCTTGAAAAGGATCAAGCTATAACACACATCGTGATGGTTCATTGCGAAACAACAACTGGCATTTTAAACCCAATTGAAGTGGTAGCTGATCTTTCAAAAGAATTTAATAAGACACTAATGATCGATGCAATGAGTAGCTTTGGCGGCATTGAAATTGATGTGCAAAAATTGGAAATTGATTATTTAATTAGTAGTGCCAATAAATGTATCCAAGGTGTTCCAGGATTTGGCTTTGTCATTGCAAAACTTGAGAAACTTGTTAAATGCGAGGGAGTTGCTAGAAGTTTATCTTTAGATTTATTCGATCAATGGAAGGAAATGGACAAGGAAGGTAAATGGCGATTTACTTCTCCAACGCATGTTGTTGCAGCATTTTCAAAAGCGATTGATGAATTAATTGAAGAAGGCGGAGTTTCAGCTAGATTTGCACGCTATCAAAATAATAACGGCTTTTTAAGAAAAAGACTGAAAGAAGTTGGCATTCATGCTTATATAACTGAGGAAAACCAATCACCGATTATTACAACGTTTTTATTCCCAAGTGAACAGTTTAGCTTTGAAAACTTTTATTACTTCATAAAAGAAAAAGGATATGTGATCTATCCTGGTAAGCTGACTGATGCTGATACATTCCGTGTAGGAAATATTGGCGAAATATATGAAGAAGATATTCAAAGTTTATGTAACATTATCGAAGAGTATATGGGAGTGTTGACGAAATGA